Proteins from a single region of Geovibrio ferrireducens:
- a CDS encoding DUF4912 domain-containing protein: MNLSEMSKKELYRLAVELNVENRSKMTREELAAALTAAMSEQKVYSSTEQHKAEVAHSMPEKVRPAEYPIPNRYQIDTAVLLPINPRKEYVYWEVSDNTVNRFRTEHGSPDAAFVLKIFGSTSGEDSEELASVRVGRYGNWFFDLYVPERLIWAEIGLMDNKGNYFAVAHSRKVRMPSDKISEIIDEETWMTVGEKIEDIYRLSGVNELDSSVPGSVRIFQEAMRFLEKSVSSGETAKREGR, from the coding sequence ATGAATCTCTCTGAAATGAGTAAGAAAGAGCTTTACAGGCTTGCTGTGGAGCTCAATGTGGAAAACAGGTCAAAAATGACCAGAGAAGAGCTGGCAGCGGCTCTCACTGCGGCTATGTCCGAACAGAAAGTTTATTCCAGTACGGAGCAGCATAAGGCTGAGGTGGCTCACTCCATGCCTGAGAAGGTGCGCCCTGCCGAATATCCCATACCGAACAGGTATCAGATAGACACTGCGGTTCTTCTTCCCATAAACCCCCGCAAGGAATATGTTTACTGGGAAGTTTCGGATAATACCGTAAACCGTTTCAGGACGGAGCACGGCAGCCCGGATGCGGCATTTGTACTGAAAATCTTCGGCAGCACCAGCGGGGAAGATTCGGAAGAGCTTGCCAGTGTCCGCGTGGGCAGGTACGGCAACTGGTTTTTTGACCTTTATGTGCCGGAGAGGCTGATCTGGGCTGAAATAGGGCTGATGGACAATAAGGGCAACTACTTTGCCGTGGCGCATTCACGCAAGGTACGTATGCCGTCTGATAAAATAAGCGAAATTATTGATGAGGAAACCTGGATGACAGTTGGGGAAAAAATTGAGGACATATACCGTCTTTCCGGTGTGAACGAGCTTGACTCGTCCGTTCCGGGAAGCGTTCGTATATTTCAGGAGGCGATGAGATTTCTTGAGAAATCCGTATCCTCCGGCGAAACAGCAAAAAGA
- a CDS encoding alpha-amylase/4-alpha-glucanotransferase domain-containing protein, with amino-acid sequence MKMPFLFGIHCHQPVGNFSHVVDEAVERCYAPFMEAALLYPQFRFAVHYSGWLLDYIRQHHKGVFGSMKKLADNNQIEFFTGGYYEPVLSAIPSQDRRGQIEKLSSYINNHFGQMPDGLWLTERVWDPAIITDVTEVGVRNMIVDDYHFISAGYYKEMLNGYYISEQDGRRVNLFPIDKNLRYLIPFKEEAAIAEYLEKTADSGGKCSVIFDDGEKFGVWPHTYEWVYEDGWLERFLDVVISSGKCEFAFFGETADRVKPAGLAYLPITSYHEMGEWSLFAGRIEEMEKLQEHLREEWQDEAAEVFVKGGIWKNFFAKYPESNRIHKRALRLSTYAAEMQDEALTEALYKAQCNDALWHGIFGGLYLPNLRNNSWSFIIEAEKEYERLAGNLPMVETADLDYDGYDDAYVRMSLFNASFTSRDCGQMTTLELKRNNVNLINTISRRKEAYHAMLLKEKNEDEQKSGISTIHDLNVEITDEMKAMLVYDWYNKNSFIDHVVSEFEAEKFASCSFAELSDFTNQPAEMTAEADSLTFRRKGGIYHSGVTYNAEIIKRYSFTDEAVEFETELVTECPAELTYVCEMNFHLWDMTGITVNGEECGMCHKGGSFEITDGITGRIILETDAGSAASDIFSTVSQSEKGVDLTAQGVSLFIPVRFKGRAGFAGRLRAE; translated from the coding sequence ATGAAGATGCCGTTTCTTTTCGGAATACACTGCCACCAGCCGGTGGGGAATTTCAGCCATGTTGTGGACGAGGCTGTGGAGCGCTGCTATGCGCCTTTTATGGAGGCGGCGCTGCTTTATCCGCAGTTCCGCTTCGCGGTTCATTACAGCGGTTGGCTGCTTGATTACATCAGGCAGCACCACAAGGGCGTTTTCGGCAGTATGAAGAAGCTGGCGGATAATAACCAGATAGAGTTTTTCACCGGCGGGTATTACGAGCCCGTGCTTTCAGCCATCCCCTCGCAGGACAGAAGGGGGCAGATAGAGAAGCTCAGCAGCTACATTAACAACCACTTCGGGCAGATGCCGGACGGCCTCTGGCTCACTGAGCGTGTCTGGGACCCGGCGATTATCACTGATGTCACAGAAGTCGGTGTGCGGAATATGATTGTGGATGACTATCACTTCATTTCCGCAGGGTATTATAAAGAGATGCTGAACGGCTACTACATATCCGAGCAGGACGGCAGGAGGGTAAACCTCTTCCCTATAGATAAGAATCTGCGCTACCTCATTCCGTTTAAGGAGGAGGCGGCTATAGCGGAGTATCTGGAAAAAACCGCGGACAGCGGCGGGAAATGCTCTGTGATATTCGATGACGGCGAGAAGTTCGGCGTATGGCCTCACACCTATGAATGGGTGTATGAAGATGGCTGGCTGGAAAGGTTCCTTGATGTGGTTATCTCATCAGGTAAATGCGAGTTCGCGTTCTTCGGCGAAACCGCCGACAGGGTGAAGCCTGCGGGGCTTGCGTATCTGCCGATAACCTCATACCATGAAATGGGGGAATGGTCGCTCTTTGCAGGCAGGATAGAGGAGATGGAGAAGCTTCAGGAGCACCTTAGGGAAGAGTGGCAGGATGAAGCTGCGGAGGTTTTCGTTAAGGGGGGCATATGGAAAAATTTCTTTGCCAAGTACCCGGAAAGCAACCGTATTCATAAACGCGCACTGAGGCTAAGCACCTATGCGGCAGAGATGCAGGACGAAGCGCTGACTGAGGCTCTTTACAAGGCGCAGTGCAATGATGCCCTGTGGCACGGCATATTCGGCGGGCTTTACCTGCCGAACCTGCGCAACAACTCATGGAGCTTCATAATCGAGGCGGAGAAGGAGTATGAGCGCCTTGCGGGAAATCTTCCTATGGTGGAGACCGCTGATCTGGATTATGACGGCTATGACGATGCCTATGTCCGTATGAGTCTGTTTAACGCCAGCTTCACCTCAAGGGACTGCGGGCAGATGACCACCCTTGAGCTTAAACGAAATAACGTTAACCTTATCAATACAATATCCAGAAGAAAAGAGGCGTACCACGCCATGCTTCTGAAAGAAAAAAACGAGGATGAACAGAAAAGCGGCATATCCACCATACATGATCTTAATGTGGAAATAACGGACGAGATGAAAGCCATGCTCGTTTATGACTGGTACAACAAAAACTCGTTCATAGATCACGTAGTGTCTGAATTTGAGGCAGAGAAGTTTGCCTCATGCTCCTTTGCGGAGCTTTCGGACTTTACAAACCAGCCTGCGGAGATGACTGCGGAGGCGGATTCTCTCACTTTTAGGCGCAAAGGCGGCATATACCACAGCGGCGTGACATACAATGCGGAGATAATAAAGAGATACAGCTTCACAGATGAAGCAGTGGAGTTTGAGACGGAGCTTGTGACAGAGTGCCCGGCGGAGCTGACTTACGTCTGCGAGATGAACTTCCACCTCTGGGACATGACGGGTATCACCGTGAACGGTGAAGAGTGCGGCATGTGCCATAAGGGCGGTTCGTTTGAAATAACCGACGGAATCACAGGCAGAATAATCCTTGAGACTGATGCGGGAAGTGCCGCCTCTGATATTTTCTCCACTGTTTCCCAGTCGGAGAAAGGCGTTGATCTCACTGCGCAGGGAGTTTCCCTGTTTATCCCTGTCAGGTTTAAGGGCAGGGCGGGCTTCGCAGGAAGACTCAGGGCGGAATGA
- a CDS encoding glycogen synthase, with translation MNIVHITGEAAPFVQTGGLGTFVEKLAAAQAAAGHIVRVCIPLYLLTERDAGEIRDTEVRINVSAGDREYEFAVHSALVSGVEYLFFANPELFSRGGIYGSGDFDYSDNDLRYAAFSQACLFYFAGGCSSPDILHCHDWQAGLVPLYNSLLFRDMKWKTVFTVHDVQCQGLFQRMDLEELNLPWEVYDIEGIEFYGQISFLKAGIVYSDFITTVSPAYARDIQTEGFAGGMEGVMTKYSYKLKGILNGIDYNVWNPGNDCYVSCRIGNGKNWKKECKKELAKDFGINPDRPLFVMIGRMSNRKGLELVLDAAPDLAQKEADFFILGHGDKMYVRIIKKLAGSFGNFFIHTRYDHALAHRLFAAADFILAPSVYEPFGSSHLIGTRYGAVPLVNPAGGVEDTVKYFAENGCALVMKEYTVAELLNKVDEAIKMYSTGDLTQKVMESSCCADFSWERAAAQYLEIYLSPDGG, from the coding sequence ATGAACATAGTGCATATCACAGGCGAAGCAGCCCCCTTTGTACAGACAGGCGGTCTTGGAACCTTCGTTGAGAAACTGGCCGCCGCACAGGCCGCAGCCGGGCACATTGTGCGGGTCTGCATTCCGCTTTATCTGCTCACCGAGAGGGACGCAGGGGAGATAAGGGACACTGAGGTAAGGATAAACGTCAGCGCAGGGGACAGGGAATATGAGTTTGCAGTGCATTCCGCGCTTGTTTCCGGCGTTGAGTATCTGTTTTTTGCCAATCCGGAGCTTTTCAGCAGGGGCGGCATATACGGCTCAGGCGATTTTGACTACTCCGACAATGATCTCAGGTATGCGGCTTTTTCTCAGGCGTGCCTGTTTTACTTTGCGGGCGGCTGCTCATCACCGGATATTCTCCACTGCCATGACTGGCAGGCGGGGCTTGTGCCTCTTTACAATTCCCTGCTTTTCAGGGATATGAAATGGAAAACGGTTTTCACAGTGCACGATGTCCAGTGTCAGGGGCTTTTCCAGCGGATGGATCTTGAAGAACTCAACCTTCCGTGGGAAGTGTACGACATTGAGGGAATAGAGTTTTACGGACAGATAAGCTTCCTCAAAGCGGGGATAGTTTACTCTGACTTCATAACAACCGTAAGCCCCGCCTATGCGCGGGACATACAGACCGAAGGCTTCGCCGGGGGGATGGAAGGTGTTATGACAAAATATTCATACAAGTTGAAAGGAATCCTCAACGGAATAGATTATAATGTATGGAACCCCGGTAATGACTGCTATGTTTCATGCAGAATAGGCAACGGGAAAAACTGGAAAAAAGAATGCAAAAAGGAGCTGGCAAAGGATTTCGGCATAAATCCGGACAGACCTCTTTTTGTTATGATAGGCAGGATGAGCAACAGGAAAGGGCTGGAGCTTGTGCTGGACGCAGCGCCTGATCTTGCGCAGAAGGAGGCCGATTTTTTCATACTCGGCCACGGCGACAAGATGTATGTGCGTATTATAAAGAAGCTGGCCGGAAGTTTCGGCAATTTCTTTATACATACCAGATATGACCATGCGCTGGCGCACAGGCTTTTTGCCGCGGCGGACTTTATACTGGCTCCGTCCGTGTATGAACCTTTCGGTTCGTCCCACCTCATAGGAACACGTTACGGCGCAGTGCCCCTTGTCAACCCCGCAGGCGGGGTGGAGGACACTGTTAAATATTTTGCCGAGAACGGCTGCGCGCTGGTGATGAAGGAATACACTGTGGCGGAACTGTTAAACAAGGTTGATGAAGCTATAAAGATGTACAGCACGGGCGATTTAACGCAGAAGGTTATGGAATCCTCATGTTGCGCTGATTTTTCATGGGAGAGAGCAGCGGCACAGTACCTCGAAATTTATCTGTCACCGGACGGAGGATGA
- the galT gene encoding galactose-1-phosphate uridylyltransferase has translation MSELRFDPVKQKWSVIATERSRRPHDFLVERQEYAQGEKTHINCPFCYGNEVHTPHEIYAMRAFGKKNDANWLTRVVPNKYPAFGIEGELKRSGSGIYDTVTGIGAHEVIIDTPVHSMRLKTYDRMTVYNLFYTFRERVRDLSNDTRFRYIMPFKNYGLGFGTSITHPHSQVIALPVVPNILKTKLKSAKEHYRRKERCIFCDILEQEHKDNSRIVYENQDFIAFCPYASSFPFELSIYPRQHGHSFAVITESGLTSLADMITEIFHRLDKVLEDPPLNMVIHTSPPLNYRPGKPDFWHSIKFDYHWHIEIAPRLTGYAGFEWGTGFHINPVRPEEAAEYLRQAGGV, from the coding sequence ATGTCGGAACTCAGGTTTGACCCTGTTAAACAGAAATGGAGCGTAATCGCCACCGAACGCAGCCGCAGACCCCACGATTTCCTCGTGGAGCGTCAGGAGTACGCTCAGGGCGAAAAAACTCATATAAACTGCCCCTTCTGCTACGGAAATGAGGTTCACACCCCCCATGAAATTTACGCCATGCGCGCATTCGGCAAAAAGAACGATGCCAACTGGCTCACCCGTGTTGTCCCCAACAAGTACCCCGCCTTCGGCATTGAGGGTGAGCTTAAAAGGAGCGGCAGCGGGATATACGACACAGTGACAGGAATAGGCGCACACGAAGTCATAATAGACACCCCCGTGCACTCCATGCGCCTTAAAACTTACGACAGAATGACCGTTTACAACCTGTTTTACACATTCAGGGAGCGGGTGCGGGATCTCTCAAACGATACAAGGTTCCGCTACATAATGCCTTTTAAAAACTACGGACTCGGCTTCGGAACCAGCATCACCCATCCGCATTCGCAGGTGATAGCGCTCCCTGTTGTGCCGAACATTCTCAAAACCAAGCTGAAAAGCGCCAAGGAGCACTACAGGCGAAAGGAGCGCTGCATCTTCTGTGACATACTTGAGCAGGAGCACAAGGATAACAGCCGCATAGTGTACGAGAATCAGGACTTCATCGCCTTCTGCCCCTATGCCTCAAGCTTCCCGTTTGAACTGTCCATCTATCCCAGACAGCACGGGCACAGCTTCGCAGTGATCACCGAGAGCGGGCTGACCAGCCTCGCTGACATGATAACGGAGATTTTCCACAGGCTGGACAAGGTGCTGGAAGACCCGCCGCTGAATATGGTTATACATACCTCGCCCCCGCTGAATTACCGTCCGGGCAAGCCGGACTTCTGGCACAGCATAAAGTTTGATTACCACTGGCATATAGAAATAGCGCCCAGACTCACAGGCTACGCCGGTTTTGAGTGGGGGACAGGCTTCCACATCAATCCCGTTCGTCCCGAAGAGGCGGCGGAATACCTCAGGCAGGCGGGGGGCGTATGA